The sequence TTGGCCGACTTCTTCTTCGCGCGGCGTTCCTTGCGGAGTTCCAGCATCGCGTAGAGGGTCGGGACCAGGAGGAGGGTCAGCAGGGTGGAGGTGATCAGGCCGCCGATCACCACGACCGCGAGCGGCTGGGCGATGAAGCCGCCCTCGCCCGTGACGCCCAGGGCCATCGGGAGCAGGGCGAAGATGGTGGCCAGGGCCGTCATCAGGATGGGGCGCAGGCGGTGCCGGCCGCCCTCGATCACGGCTTCGACCACGCCGTGGCCCTGAGCCCGGTACTGGTTGATCAGGTCGATCAGCACGATCGCGTTGGTCACCACGATGCCGATCAGCATCAGCATGCCGATCATGGCGGGGACGCCCATCGGGGTGCCCGTGATGATCAGCAGGCCGAGGGCGCCGGTCGCCGCGAACGGGATGGAGACCAGCAGGATCAGCGGCTGGGCCAGCGAGCGGAACGTCGCGACCAGGAGCATGAAGACGATCGCGATCGCGGCCAGCATGGCGAGGCCGAGGTTCTTGAAGGCGTCGTTCTGGTCGGAGGTGACCCCGCCGATCTGGGCCTCGGCGCCCGCGGGCAGCTTCAGGGCCTTGATCTTCGACTGGAGCTGGGTGCTGACCGCGCCCGTGTTGTCACCGGTCGGCTTGGCCGTGATCGTCGCGGCACGCTGCCCGTCGATCCGGGTCAGCGAGACCGGCCCGTCCACCAGCTTCACCGTGGCGATGTCACCGAGCCGGACCGGGCCGAGGCGCAGCTTCTTCAGCTGGGCGACGGTCGTGGTGGGCTCGGCCGACTTGATGACGACATCGCGCTCGGTGTCGTCGAGGGTCGCCTTCGCCGCCGTCGTACCGCGCACCGCCTGCGCCACCGCCGCGCCGAGCTTCTGGTTGTCGAAACCGGCCGCGGCCGCCTTGGCGTTGGCCGTCACCGAGATCCGCGGCACGCTGGTGGACAGGTCGCTGGTGACGTCGGTGACGCCGTCCAGCCCGGCCACCGTGGAGCGGACCTGCTCGGCCGCCGTGCGCAGCACCTCCGGGTCGGCGGCCTTCACCACGACGCTGAGGTTCTGGCTGCCGAAGCCGTCGCCTGCCGACACCGTGGTCGTACCGATGCCCTTGAGGCCCTTCAGGCCGCTCTCCAGGTGCTTCTGCACGCTGTCGTACGACTTCGAGTCCTTCAGCATCACCTGGTAGGACGCCTGGTTGGTGTCCGTGCCGCCGCCGAAGGCCGCCATGAAGCCGGAGGAGCCGACGGTGACCTGGTAGTCCTTGACGCCGTCGGTGGTGGCGAGGAGCTTCTCGACCTTCTTCGCCTGCGCGTCGGTCGCGGCCAGGCTGGTGCCGGGCTTCAGCTCCTGCTTGACCGTGATGACCTCCTGCTCGCCCTGGTCGAAGAAGTTGGTCTTGAGCAGTCCGGACATGCCGAACGTGACGACCAGGACCACGATCGCGATCAGCACGCTGGTGAGGCGGCGGCGCGTCGCGAAGCGCAGCACGGGGACGTAGGTGCGCTGGAGGCGGCTGTTCGCCTCCTTCTCCTCGGCCTCGCGGCGGGCCTGTGCCGCGTCCTCGGGGGTGCCCTTGGGGGCGCGCAGGAACCAGTAGGAGAGCACGGGGACGACGGTCAGCGAGACCAGCAGGGAGGCCAGCAGGGCCGCCGTGACGGTGATGCTGAAGGAGCCGAACAGTGCGCCCACCATGCCGCCGACCAGGCCGATCGGCAGGAACACCGCGACCGTGGTGAGGGTGGAGGAGGTGACCGCGCCGGCCACCTCGCGCACCGCCTCGATGATCGCCGAGCGGCGCTCCTCGCCGTAGCCGAGGTGCCGCTTGATGTTCTCCAGGACCACGATCGAGTC is a genomic window of Streptomyces sp. WP-1 containing:
- a CDS encoding efflux RND transporter permease subunit, whose protein sequence is MSWLSRFSLAQRALIGLISIVALVFGAIAIPQIKQQLLPTIDLPMVSVIAPYQGAAPDAVEKQVVEPIEDGLQGVDGVTSVTSTAGEGNAVIMASFDYGNDTKQIVADVQQAVNRARNQLPSEVDPQVISGSTDDMPTVVLAATSGKDQQALADQLDKTVVPALKDIDGVGRVQVTGVRDLQVDVTPDDAELARDGLTPADLAQAIQAGGASVPAGSFDENGANRTVQVGGGFTTLEQIKDLTVTGQGGHKAVRLGDVATVKEQPAPADSLTRTDGRPSLAVNVTMDHDGSAVTISNTVKDKLPGLREQLGPDAKLTVVSDQGPAVSKSIKGLTTEGALGLLFAVLVILLFLASLRSTLVTAVSIPLSVVLALIVLWTDGLSLNMLTLGALTIAIGRVVDDSIVVLENIKRHLGYGEERRSAIIEAVREVAGAVTSSTLTTVAVFLPIGLVGGMVGALFGSFSITVTAALLASLLVSLTVVPVLSYWFLRAPKGTPEDAAQARREAEEKEANSRLQRTYVPVLRFATRRRLTSVLIAIVVLVVTFGMSGLLKTNFFDQGEQEVITVKQELKPGTSLAATDAQAKKVEKLLATTDGVKDYQVTVGSSGFMAAFGGGTDTNQASYQVMLKDSKSYDSVQKHLESGLKGLKGIGTTTVSAGDGFGSQNLSVVVKAADPEVLRTAAEQVRSTVAGLDGVTDVTSDLSTSVPRISVTANAKAAAAGFDNQKLGAAVAQAVRGTTAAKATLDDTERDVVIKSAEPTTTVAQLKKLRLGPVRLGDIATVKLVDGPVSLTRIDGQRAATITAKPTGDNTGAVSTQLQSKIKALKLPAGAEAQIGGVTSDQNDAFKNLGLAMLAAIAIVFMLLVATFRSLAQPLILLVSIPFAATGALGLLIITGTPMGVPAMIGMLMLIGIVVTNAIVLIDLINQYRAQGHGVVEAVIEGGRHRLRPILMTALATIFALLPMALGVTGEGGFIAQPLAVVVIGGLITSTLLTLLLVPTLYAMLELRKERRAKKKSAKRQPPAPAEPDLAQV